A genomic segment from Candidatus Viadribacter manganicus encodes:
- a CDS encoding DUF1624 domain-containing protein: MTANTGSVASSPLATGGRISEIDMMRGFVIVLMALDHVRDYFLGGPGMAGIGGNLLDPTTTTPALYITRWVTHLCAPTFVLLTGVSAYLQFAKGKSTAQLSRFLVTRGLWLIFLEMTVISFGWSFGFPYPFFMQVIWAIGFSMLALAALIWLPRQAVLAIGIIIVAGHNLLDPLSAEQLGMVWSFLHDGGPVFVGGAPVGLFAYPVLPWIGVAALGYGLGGVFTEPSEKRTRTIFMFGLAMLFAFLVLRGSMIYGDPAFTTGPEGEWRDWRTQSSMGAAFMVFFDVQKYPPSLQFALVTLGIMFTLWPLFARLRGPVASVLNTFGAVPFFFYVLHIYLIHLLAIAANAAAGNNPEGLFNYMINVFVSPEKLEGLGFSLGWVYLAWIIVLALLYPLCRYWQGLKARRRDWWLSYL, translated from the coding sequence ATGACTGCGAACACTGGCTCGGTTGCATCGTCGCCGCTCGCAACGGGCGGGCGCATATCCGAAATCGACATGATGCGCGGTTTCGTGATCGTCTTGATGGCGCTTGATCACGTCCGCGATTATTTCCTCGGCGGCCCCGGCATGGCTGGGATCGGCGGAAATCTGCTCGACCCCACAACGACGACGCCAGCGCTCTATATCACGCGCTGGGTCACGCACCTTTGCGCGCCGACCTTTGTCTTGCTGACCGGCGTCTCCGCTTACTTACAGTTCGCGAAGGGCAAAAGCACAGCTCAGCTCTCGCGCTTTCTTGTGACGCGTGGACTGTGGCTCATCTTTTTGGAAATGACGGTGATTAGTTTCGGCTGGTCCTTCGGCTTTCCGTACCCGTTCTTCATGCAAGTCATCTGGGCCATAGGCTTCAGCATGCTCGCTTTAGCGGCGCTTATCTGGCTGCCGCGCCAGGCCGTGCTGGCCATCGGCATCATCATTGTAGCCGGCCACAACCTCCTGGATCCCTTGAGCGCCGAACAGCTCGGCATGGTTTGGAGTTTCTTGCACGACGGCGGTCCCGTCTTCGTAGGCGGCGCACCTGTCGGCTTGTTCGCATATCCCGTGTTGCCATGGATCGGCGTTGCCGCATTGGGGTATGGCCTTGGCGGCGTATTCACCGAACCCTCAGAGAAGCGCACGCGCACAATCTTCATGTTCGGCCTTGCGATGTTGTTCGCGTTTCTCGTGTTGCGCGGATCGATGATCTATGGCGATCCCGCCTTCACCACCGGACCAGAAGGCGAGTGGCGCGATTGGCGCACGCAAAGTTCGATGGGCGCCGCCTTCATGGTGTTTTTCGACGTCCAGAAGTATCCGCCATCCTTGCAATTTGCGCTGGTGACGCTCGGCATCATGTTCACGCTCTGGCCGCTCTTCGCGCGCCTGCGCGGCCCGGTGGCTTCAGTGCTCAACACGTTCGGCGCCGTGCCGTTTTTCTTCTACGTGCTGCACATCTATCTTATCCATCTCCTCGCCATCGCGGCCAACGCGGCGGCCGGCAATAACCCGGAGGGGTTGTTCAATTACATGATCAATGTCTTCGTCTCGCCCGAAAAGCTCGAAGGGCTCGGCTTTAGTCTAGGTTGGGTTTATCTGGCGTGGATCATCGTGCTGGCGTTGCTTTATCCGCTCTGCCGTTATTGGCAGGGACTAAAAGCGCGCCGCCGCGACTGGTGGCTGTCTTATCTTTAA
- a CDS encoding ChrR family anti-sigma-E factor produces MSPRQHPTDDILAEYTAGALEPGFGLVVAAHLEACAHCRARVASFEAASGAALKDMPETAIGAGALDDVLARLDKPQQPAAADKRSFIERLPLKQKKWIAPGVWVAALDTPHAAEDRVYLLSVAPGKPAARHGHSGAEFCTVLKGAFRDETGLYAAGDFAAAYDDLNHLPVVEGEEDCVCLFATEGRLKAQGLLGQLAFAYANV; encoded by the coding sequence GTGAGTCCGCGCCAACACCCCACCGACGATATCCTTGCTGAATACACGGCAGGCGCGCTTGAGCCCGGCTTCGGGCTAGTTGTAGCCGCGCACCTTGAAGCTTGTGCGCATTGCCGTGCACGTGTCGCATCGTTCGAAGCAGCTTCGGGCGCAGCTTTGAAGGACATGCCCGAGACGGCGATCGGCGCCGGCGCCCTCGATGATGTCCTGGCGCGTTTGGACAAGCCGCAACAGCCGGCCGCGGCAGACAAGCGTTCCTTCATCGAGCGTTTGCCGCTGAAGCAGAAGAAGTGGATTGCGCCTGGCGTTTGGGTGGCTGCCCTCGATACGCCGCACGCCGCCGAAGACCGCGTTTATTTGCTGTCGGTCGCGCCTGGTAAACCTGCCGCCCGGCACGGTCATTCCGGCGCGGAGTTTTGCACTGTCCTTAAAGGTGCGTTCCGTGATGAGACCGGTCTTTACGCCGCAGGCGACTTTGCGGCCGCCTATGACGACTTAAATCACCTGCCGGTGGTCGAGGGAGAGGAAGACTGTGTCTGTCTGTTCGCGACCGAGGGCCGTCTAAAGGCGCAAGGGTTGTTGGGTCAGTTGGCGTTCGCCTACGCGAACGTCTGA
- a CDS encoding sigma-70 family RNA polymerase sigma factor: MDERAVKSDEQLLVLVAQGDRVAFARLFGAYAGKVKGYLIRLGAPAAVAEDLMQDAMVSIWRRAASFDAAKAKASTWIFVIARNAWIDKLRREKTELAYRQTTILSEESDDESPDDAAVRGQTEAQVEQALATLSPDQREVVQLSFFEDRPHSEIAERLSLPLGTVKSRLRLALMKLRAHWEQYK, encoded by the coding sequence GTGGATGAGCGCGCCGTCAAGTCAGATGAACAATTGCTTGTCCTGGTCGCTCAGGGTGACCGCGTGGCGTTTGCGCGCCTGTTCGGCGCCTATGCTGGCAAGGTGAAGGGCTATCTCATTCGTCTCGGCGCACCCGCGGCAGTCGCCGAAGACTTGATGCAGGACGCCATGGTCTCGATTTGGCGTCGAGCGGCCTCATTCGACGCGGCCAAGGCGAAGGCCTCGACCTGGATTTTCGTCATCGCCCGGAACGCATGGATCGACAAACTGCGCCGCGAGAAAACAGAGCTGGCGTATCGGCAGACGACCATACTCAGTGAAGAGAGCGACGATGAATCGCCCGACGACGCGGCCGTTCGTGGTCAGACCGAAGCTCAGGTCGAGCAGGCTTTGGCAACGTTGTCGCCGGATCAGCGCGAAGTCGTTCAGCTCTCGTTTTTCGAGGATCGGCCGCATTCAGAAATCGCGGAGCGCTTATCGCTTCCGCTTGGCACGGTTAAATCGCGTTTGCGGCTAGCGCTCATGAAGCTGCGTGCGCATTGGGAGCAATACAAGTGA